A single window of Streptomyces sp. NBC_00464 DNA harbors:
- the lysA gene encoding diaminopimelate decarboxylase: MSRSAHPAGPRHADVMSEGHYSAPAEDLNVLDEKVWARTVTRDQHGALTVGGIEVARLAEEFGTPAYFLDEADFRARCRAWSDAFGPGADVFYAGKAFLSRAVVRWLQEEGLNLDVCSGGELTTALDAGMPAARIAFHGNNKTVDEIERAITAGVGRIVLDSFQEIVRVAHIAQRLGRRQPVQIRVTVGVEAHTHEFIATAHEDQKFGIALADGQAAEAVRRALTLDGLELIGIHSHIGSQIFDMAGFEVSARRVVQLLAEVRDEHGIELPEIDLGGGLGIAYTSEDDPREPHEIAKALGDIVTRECEANGLATPRISVEPGRAIVGPTAFTLYEVGTIKPLEGLRTYVSVDGGMSDNIRTALYDAEYSVALVSRSSDAEPMLVRVVGKHCESGDIVVKDAFLPSDLAPGDLIAVPATGAYCRSMASNYNHALRPPVVAVRDGQARVIVRRETEEDLLRLDVG; encoded by the coding sequence ATGAGCCGATCCGCACACCCCGCCGGGCCCCGTCACGCCGACGTCATGTCGGAGGGCCACTACAGCGCCCCCGCCGAGGACCTCAACGTCCTGGACGAGAAGGTCTGGGCCCGCACGGTCACCCGGGACCAGCACGGCGCCCTGACCGTCGGCGGGATCGAAGTCGCCCGGCTGGCCGAGGAGTTCGGCACCCCGGCCTACTTCCTCGACGAAGCCGACTTCCGGGCCCGCTGCCGTGCCTGGTCCGACGCGTTCGGGCCCGGAGCCGACGTCTTCTACGCCGGCAAGGCCTTCCTCTCCCGCGCGGTCGTGCGCTGGCTCCAGGAGGAGGGGCTCAACCTCGACGTCTGCTCCGGTGGCGAGCTGACCACCGCACTGGACGCCGGGATGCCCGCCGCGCGCATCGCGTTCCACGGCAACAACAAGACCGTCGACGAGATCGAGCGGGCCATCACGGCCGGTGTCGGCCGGATCGTGCTCGACTCCTTCCAGGAGATCGTCCGGGTCGCCCACATCGCGCAGCGTCTCGGCCGGCGCCAGCCCGTACAGATCCGGGTGACCGTCGGCGTCGAGGCGCACACCCACGAGTTCATCGCCACCGCCCACGAGGACCAGAAGTTCGGCATCGCGCTGGCCGACGGACAGGCCGCCGAGGCCGTTCGCCGGGCGCTCACCCTCGACGGGCTCGAACTCATCGGCATCCACTCCCACATCGGCTCGCAGATCTTCGACATGGCCGGCTTCGAGGTCTCCGCCCGGCGCGTGGTGCAGCTGCTGGCCGAGGTGCGCGACGAGCACGGCATCGAACTGCCCGAGATCGACCTCGGCGGCGGCCTCGGTATCGCGTACACCTCCGAGGACGACCCGCGCGAACCGCACGAGATCGCCAAGGCGCTCGGCGACATCGTGACCCGCGAGTGCGAGGCCAACGGGCTCGCCACCCCCCGGATCTCCGTCGAGCCCGGCCGCGCCATCGTCGGGCCCACGGCCTTCACGCTGTACGAGGTCGGCACCATCAAGCCCCTGGAGGGGCTGCGTACGTACGTCAGCGTCGACGGCGGCATGTCGGACAACATCCGCACCGCGCTGTACGACGCCGAGTACAGCGTCGCCCTCGTCTCGCGCAGCTCGGACGCCGAGCCGATGCTCGTCCGCGTCGTCGGCAAGCACTGCGAGAGCGGTGACATCGTGGTCAAGGACGCGTTCCTGCCGTCCGACCTGGCCCCCGGCGACCTGATCGCCGTACCCGCCACCGGCGCGTACTGCCGCTCCATGGCGAGCAACTACAACCACGCCCTGCGTCCGCCCGTCGTCGCCGTGCGCGACGGACAGGCCAGGGTCATCGTCCGGCGCGAAACGGAGGAAGATCTTCTGCGTCTCGACGTCGGCTGA
- the nrtL gene encoding ArgS-related anticodon-binding protein NrtL: protein MTPADLSATVLHAVRRAVDEHVLRAPVPARVRVERTRPGGRGDYASAVALQLAGPAELTAREVAEILRERVAGAPGIGRVEITGPGFLNFTLDATADAHGALVGRVREQGLRYGHGDALAGTPLQFGHAREVRAAVTADAVGALARAQGARVRISCDDEADPDWARLGVTVDAQGTSSAETARIRPVPAGATAGELLDRLGPDATRWGLLRPAGHDRAPLGNDLLVQGEDNALFLVRHAHARAHALTRGAALLGFTSARGEDLGDTPGPEGQSLLDLLADHPAVLAAAAHHRAPDRLARHLEAVAHAFLDFHDAASPLPVGDEKPSAAHRTRLALAEAAGTVLAGGLSLLGISAPQYL from the coding sequence GTGACCCCCGCCGATCTCTCCGCGACCGTGCTGCACGCCGTGCGCCGCGCCGTGGACGAGCACGTCCTGCGCGCGCCCGTGCCCGCGCGCGTGCGGGTGGAGAGGACACGGCCCGGCGGACGCGGCGACTACGCCAGCGCGGTCGCCCTCCAGCTGGCCGGCCCCGCCGAGCTGACCGCGCGGGAAGTGGCCGAGATCCTGCGGGAGCGGGTGGCCGGTGCGCCCGGGATCGGGCGGGTCGAGATCACCGGGCCCGGGTTCCTGAACTTCACCCTCGACGCCACGGCCGATGCGCACGGGGCGCTTGTGGGCCGGGTGCGGGAGCAGGGGCTGCGGTACGGGCACGGGGACGCTCTCGCCGGGACACCGCTGCAATTCGGCCACGCCCGCGAGGTCCGGGCCGCCGTCACCGCCGACGCGGTGGGCGCCCTCGCGCGGGCGCAGGGCGCGCGGGTGCGCATCAGCTGCGACGACGAGGCCGACCCGGACTGGGCGCGGCTGGGCGTCACCGTCGATGCCCAGGGAACATCCTCGGCGGAGACGGCGCGGATACGCCCCGTCCCCGCCGGCGCCACAGCCGGCGAGCTGCTCGACCGGCTCGGGCCCGACGCCACCCGCTGGGGGCTCCTGCGGCCCGCCGGTCACGACCGCGCCCCCCTCGGTAACGACCTCCTCGTCCAGGGCGAGGACAACGCGCTCTTCCTGGTCCGCCACGCCCACGCCCGCGCCCACGCACTGACCCGCGGCGCGGCGCTCCTCGGTTTCACGAGTGCGCGCGGCGAAGACCTCGGCGACACCCCCGGACCCGAGGGACAGTCCCTCCTCGACCTCCTCGCCGACCACCCCGCCGTCCTCGCCGCCGCCGCGCACCACCGCGCCCCCGACCGGCTCGCCCGGCACCTGGAAGCGGTCGCGCACGCCTTCCTCGACTTCCACGACGCCGCCTCACCCCTCCCCGTCGGGGACGAGAAACCCTCGGCCGCCCACCGCACCCGGCTCGCCCTCGCCGAGGCCGCCGGGACGGTGCTGGCCGGCGGCCTGTCCCTGCTCGGTATCAGCGCACCCCAATACCTCTGA
- a CDS encoding response regulator: MSGACGRVLVVDDNKVIRQLIRVNLELEGFEVVTAADGVECLDLVHQVRPDVITLDVVMPRLDGLQTATRLRSDPCTRDLPVAIISACTPYEVDNGVAAGVDAFLAKPFEPSELVRVVRQLMECGRPPVLDGRQGAGRAESATG, encoded by the coding sequence GTGTCAGGGGCTTGCGGCCGCGTGCTTGTTGTCGACGACAACAAGGTCATCCGGCAGTTGATCAGGGTCAATCTCGAGCTGGAGGGCTTCGAGGTCGTGACCGCGGCCGATGGTGTCGAGTGTCTGGATCTGGTGCATCAGGTCAGGCCCGACGTGATCACGCTCGACGTCGTGATGCCCCGGCTGGACGGTCTGCAGACGGCCACCAGGCTGCGCTCCGATCCATGCACCCGGGATCTGCCCGTGGCGATCATCAGCGCCTGCACGCCGTACGAGGTGGACAACGGTGTCGCGGCAGGCGTCGACGCGTTCCTTGCCAAGCCCTTCGAGCCGAGCGAGCTGGTGCGAGTCGTACGGCAGTTGATGGAGTGCGGGCGGCCGCCGGTGCTCGATGGCAGGCAGGGGGCCGGGCGGGCGGAGAGTGCCACCGGCTGA
- a CDS encoding type II toxin-antitoxin system Phd/YefM family antitoxin, whose product MSAQPEITQRDLRNRSREIMDAVQGGQSFTVTRDGHQIGELIPLRRRRRFVPREEFAGMSRTAPDISLDAFRADQDRTAEQGTDDPYAR is encoded by the coding sequence ATGAGCGCCCAGCCAGAGATCACCCAGCGCGATCTTCGTAACCGGTCCCGCGAGATCATGGATGCCGTCCAAGGCGGACAGTCGTTCACCGTGACGCGGGACGGGCACCAGATCGGCGAGCTGATTCCCTTGCGGAGGCGTCGGAGGTTCGTCCCGCGCGAGGAGTTCGCCGGCATGTCCCGCACCGCTCCCGATATCTCGTTGGACGCCTTCCGCGCCGATCAGGACCGTACGGCCGAGCAGGGAACGGACGACCCGTATGCCCGTTGA
- a CDS encoding type II toxin-antitoxin system VapC family toxin, whose protein sequence is MPVENDVVPSPLTFRQGLLDTNIMILRRWIDLAELPTEMAISAITLAELSAGPHEVRRNEEQSDYDEHAERARRLDVLQRAENEFDPIPFGVEAARIYGRVCAAVIGAGRKPRRRIADLMIAAIAIAEELPLFTTNPDDFKGLDDLLTVVPVTRPKDLHER, encoded by the coding sequence ATGCCCGTTGAAAACGACGTCGTACCGTCGCCCCTCACCTTCCGACAGGGGCTGCTCGACACCAACATCATGATCCTGCGTCGGTGGATCGACCTTGCGGAGTTGCCGACAGAAATGGCGATCAGCGCCATCACCCTGGCTGAGCTCTCCGCCGGACCGCACGAGGTCCGGCGGAACGAGGAACAGTCCGACTACGACGAGCATGCCGAGCGGGCCAGGCGGCTGGACGTGCTGCAACGGGCGGAGAACGAGTTCGATCCCATCCCGTTCGGAGTGGAGGCCGCCCGTATCTACGGCAGGGTCTGCGCCGCCGTGATCGGCGCGGGCCGCAAGCCGCGGCGGCGCATCGCGGATCTGATGATCGCGGCGATCGCCATCGCCGAGGAGCTTCCGCTGTTCACCACGAACCCGGATGACTTCAAGGGACTGGACGATCTCCTCACCGTGGTGCCGGTGACGCGCCCCAAGGATCTCCACGAGCGGTGA
- the glyA gene encoding serine hydroxymethyltransferase, protein MTASVPSHPRHPALAAADPELAALVAAEEQLQADTLRLIPSENYVSAAVLEASGTVLQNKYSEGYPGKRYYEGQQIIDQVETLTVERAKALFGMDHANVQPYSGSPANLAVYLAFLKPGDTVLGMSLPMGGHLTHGWGVSATGTWFNGVQYGVRRDTGRVDLDEVRDLALAERPKLIFCGGTAVPREIDFAGFAEIAREVGAVLVADIAHIAGLIAGGAHPSPAPHVDVVSTTTHKTLRGPRGAMLLSRAEHARALDRAVFPGLQGGPHNQTTAAIGVALREAAAPDFRTYAHDVVTNARTLGEELAARGFDLVSGGTDNHLLLIDLTGKDVPGKTAAKALDRAGIVVNYNTVPYDTRKPFDPSGIRIGTPALTSRGVPASEMATVAGWIDRVVTAARTGDESTVTAVRAEVKALMDGYPAPGLPVA, encoded by the coding sequence GTGACCGCATCCGTACCCTCGCACCCCCGCCACCCCGCGCTGGCGGCAGCCGATCCGGAGCTTGCCGCGCTGGTGGCCGCCGAGGAACAGCTCCAGGCCGACACCCTCCGCCTGATCCCCAGCGAGAACTACGTCTCCGCAGCCGTCCTCGAAGCGTCGGGCACGGTCCTCCAGAACAAGTACTCCGAGGGCTACCCCGGCAAGCGGTACTACGAGGGCCAGCAGATCATCGACCAGGTCGAGACGCTCACCGTCGAACGGGCCAAGGCGCTCTTCGGCATGGACCACGCCAACGTCCAGCCCTACTCCGGCTCCCCGGCCAACCTCGCCGTCTACCTGGCCTTCCTCAAGCCCGGCGACACCGTGCTCGGCATGTCGCTCCCCATGGGCGGCCATCTCACCCACGGCTGGGGCGTCTCGGCCACCGGCACCTGGTTCAACGGCGTCCAGTACGGGGTGCGGCGCGACACGGGCCGTGTCGACCTGGACGAGGTCCGCGACCTGGCCCTCGCCGAACGCCCCAAGCTGATCTTCTGCGGCGGCACCGCCGTCCCCCGGGAGATCGACTTTGCCGGCTTCGCCGAGATCGCCCGCGAGGTGGGCGCGGTCCTGGTCGCGGACATCGCCCACATCGCGGGCCTGATCGCCGGCGGCGCGCACCCCTCGCCCGCCCCGCACGTGGACGTCGTCTCCACCACCACCCACAAGACCCTGCGCGGCCCGCGCGGCGCGATGCTCCTGAGCCGTGCCGAACACGCCCGCGCCCTCGACCGCGCTGTCTTCCCCGGCCTCCAGGGCGGCCCGCACAACCAGACCACGGCGGCCATCGGCGTGGCCCTGCGTGAGGCCGCCGCACCGGACTTCCGCACCTACGCCCACGACGTGGTGACCAACGCCCGCACCCTGGGCGAGGAACTGGCGGCCCGCGGCTTTGACCTCGTCTCGGGAGGCACGGACAACCACCTCCTCCTGATCGACCTCACGGGCAAGGACGTCCCCGGCAAGACCGCGGCCAAGGCCCTGGACCGCGCCGGTATCGTCGTCAACTACAACACCGTCCCCTACGACACCCGGAAGCCCTTCGACCCCTCGGGCATCAGGATCGGCACCCCGGCCCTGACTTCACGGGGCGTCCCCGCCTCGGAGATGGCCACGGTCGCGGGCTGGATCGACCGTGTGGTCACCGCGGCCCGCACCGGCGACGAGTCCACCGTCACGGCGGTCCGCGCCGAGGTGAAGGCCCTGATGGACGGGTACCCGGCGCCGGGGCTGCCGGTGGCCTGA
- a CDS encoding tetratricopeptide repeat protein, with the protein MAVALLNLTGLGLGYVLVRRWFRAFLCWVATGWLLLAALPADPDGMSGGLVTGYLLALAVAAGDGAWTARRAAVGGSWRPVVAAGAGLVMLAVPAGGAVYYGSAQDEAVEQMLLDRLDEGNRTVEAASAKPFGAAQQDYRSALAVYRELGEDHAGSRAGKLVPARLDAYYRAIAAPYRQKKHCEAIEPLTYLRSVPDSIDPGLLGDLARYPDEPLAISLYACGVSQLRDGSAGASGGALGELLRTFPGSPQAGQVGPAVSKEIAARTGAVRGDDPCAATEQLRQLRATTASLPGKDIAALTKDADGGIRDGVYACGLDEFKDKEFGEARRTLTGFADTYRKDKRRGRAQDIAIAAEIADTRPEAGKRLPPGSAPGSARMELVISNDAPDGVEILYTGPVTGRVAIKGCGSCTSYSWSTGALRACKSTGKSYPHVTLRLPAGEYHFLYKHREGSAGSGADATSYADGSKIEPGYRYTGCTYVTSSTSFGSGLIDPAAAG; encoded by the coding sequence GTGGCCGTCGCCCTGCTCAATCTCACCGGTCTCGGGCTCGGGTATGTCCTGGTGCGCCGGTGGTTCCGCGCCTTCCTGTGCTGGGTGGCGACGGGCTGGCTGCTGCTCGCGGCCCTGCCCGCCGATCCCGACGGCATGTCCGGGGGCCTGGTCACCGGGTATCTGCTCGCGCTGGCCGTCGCCGCGGGCGACGGTGCGTGGACGGCGCGGCGCGCGGCGGTGGGCGGGTCCTGGCGGCCGGTGGTCGCGGCCGGAGCGGGGCTCGTCATGCTGGCGGTTCCTGCCGGCGGTGCGGTGTACTACGGCTCCGCGCAGGACGAGGCGGTCGAGCAGATGCTGCTCGACCGGCTGGACGAGGGCAACCGCACGGTCGAGGCGGCGTCGGCCAAACCCTTCGGGGCGGCTCAGCAGGACTACCGTTCGGCGCTCGCCGTCTACCGCGAACTCGGTGAGGACCATGCCGGATCGCGGGCCGGAAAGCTCGTACCGGCGCGGCTGGACGCGTACTACCGGGCCATAGCAGCGCCGTACCGACAGAAGAAGCACTGCGAGGCCATTGAGCCGCTGACCTATCTGCGTTCGGTGCCCGACTCGATCGATCCCGGGCTGCTGGGCGATCTGGCCCGGTATCCCGACGAGCCGCTGGCCATTTCCCTGTACGCGTGCGGGGTCTCGCAGTTGCGGGACGGCTCGGCGGGAGCGAGCGGCGGGGCGCTCGGCGAGCTGCTGCGTACGTTCCCGGGGTCCCCGCAGGCCGGGCAGGTCGGGCCCGCCGTCTCGAAGGAGATCGCGGCGCGGACGGGCGCGGTGCGCGGCGACGACCCCTGCGCGGCGACGGAGCAGCTGCGCCAACTGCGGGCGACGACGGCCTCGTTGCCCGGCAAGGACATCGCGGCGCTGACCAAGGACGCCGACGGGGGAATCAGGGACGGCGTCTACGCCTGCGGGCTGGACGAGTTCAAGGACAAGGAGTTCGGTGAGGCGCGCAGGACGCTGACCGGTTTCGCCGACACCTACCGGAAGGACAAGCGCCGGGGACGGGCCCAGGACATCGCGATCGCCGCGGAGATAGCCGACACCCGGCCGGAGGCCGGGAAGCGGCTGCCGCCCGGGAGTGCGCCGGGCAGTGCGCGGATGGAGCTCGTCATCTCCAACGACGCCCCGGACGGGGTCGAGATTCTTTACACGGGGCCGGTCACGGGCCGGGTGGCCATCAAGGGCTGCGGGAGCTGCACGTCGTACTCCTGGTCGACGGGGGCTCTCAGAGCGTGCAAGAGCACGGGGAAGAGCTATCCGCACGTGACACTGCGGTTGCCCGCGGGCGAGTACCACTTCCTCTACAAGCACCGCGAGGGCTCCGCCGGCTCCGGGGCCGATGCCACCAGCTACGCGGACGGTTCGAAGATCGAGCCCGGCTACCGGTACACCGGGTGCACGTATGTGACCTCCTCGACGTCCTTCGGCAGCGGGCTGATAGACCCGGCAGCCGCGGGCTGA
- a CDS encoding S53 family peptidase yields the protein MAATLPLLAGALALGIPNASADSAPSGRDALQGTKPAWATATADRGATADSGKVAVRVHLAGRDAKGLAAYAAAVSDPQSPSYGKYLSATQAQARFGATQDQIDRVSRWLESSGLTVTGANQHYVSATGEVARTEKAFSTQLHNYRKGSRTYRAPASTASVPAALSDVVLAVSGLDNAPHRSSHDEVLPPPDAVFRNSGPFSSYFGSKTASTLPSAYGAKVPYAVKGYTGKQLRAAYGAGSYTGKGVTVAITDAYASPTIAQDAAEYAKRNGDAPYRHGQLSQVLPDDYTKTEECGASGWYGEETLDVEAVHAVAPDAGIVYVGGASCYDNDLLDSLNKVVDSRLADIVSNSWGDVEANQTPDLALAYDQVFKMGAVEGIGFYFSSGDNGDNVASTGTKQIDVPANSAWVTSVGGTSLAVGKGDTYKWETGWGTTNAPLSADGKSWTGFPGAYTSGAGGGTSSTVKQPFYQRGTVPDSLAKANGKTRMRTAPDIAAVADPNTGFLVGQTQTLPDGSLGYDEYRIGGTSLAAPVIAGVQALAQQAQRGRPIGFANPAIYARSHTKAYHDVTDHPLGAGHDLAVARVDFVNGVDAADGLRTSVRSLGKDASLSAVRGYDDVTGVGTPASGYVSSYRRR from the coding sequence ATGGCGGCGACACTGCCACTGCTCGCCGGTGCGCTCGCTCTCGGGATACCCAACGCCAGCGCGGATTCCGCGCCGAGCGGCCGGGACGCGCTGCAGGGCACCAAACCGGCCTGGGCCACCGCCACGGCCGACCGGGGAGCAACGGCCGACAGCGGAAAGGTCGCCGTCCGGGTCCACCTCGCCGGGCGGGACGCGAAGGGGCTGGCCGCCTACGCGGCAGCCGTCTCCGACCCGCAGTCGCCGTCGTACGGGAAGTACCTGAGCGCCACGCAGGCGCAGGCGCGGTTCGGGGCCACCCAGGACCAGATCGACCGGGTGAGCCGGTGGCTGGAGTCCAGCGGGCTGACCGTCACCGGCGCCAACCAGCACTACGTCTCGGCCACCGGTGAAGTAGCCCGGACCGAGAAGGCGTTCAGCACCCAGCTGCACAACTACCGCAAGGGCAGCCGGACCTATCGCGCCCCTGCCTCCACCGCCTCCGTGCCCGCCGCGCTCAGCGATGTCGTACTCGCCGTCTCGGGCCTGGACAACGCACCGCACAGGTCGAGCCACGACGAGGTGCTGCCGCCGCCGGACGCGGTGTTCCGCAACTCCGGCCCGTTCTCCTCCTACTTCGGGTCGAAGACCGCCTCCACCCTGCCGAGCGCGTACGGGGCCAAGGTGCCCTACGCGGTCAAGGGGTACACCGGCAAGCAGCTGCGCGCCGCGTACGGGGCCGGGAGTTACACCGGCAAGGGAGTGACCGTCGCGATCACCGACGCGTACGCCTCCCCCACCATCGCGCAGGACGCCGCCGAGTACGCGAAGCGCAACGGTGACGCGCCCTACCGGCACGGCCAGCTCAGCCAGGTGCTGCCGGACGACTACACGAAGACCGAGGAGTGCGGGGCCTCCGGCTGGTACGGCGAGGAGACCCTCGACGTCGAGGCCGTGCACGCGGTCGCGCCGGATGCCGGCATCGTCTACGTGGGCGGCGCGTCCTGCTACGACAACGACCTGCTGGACTCGCTGAACAAGGTCGTCGACTCCCGGCTCGCGGACATCGTCTCCAACTCGTGGGGCGACGTCGAGGCCAACCAGACCCCTGACCTGGCGCTCGCCTACGACCAGGTGTTCAAGATGGGCGCGGTCGAGGGCATCGGCTTCTACTTCTCCTCCGGCGACAACGGCGACAACGTCGCGTCCACCGGCACCAAGCAGATCGACGTGCCCGCCAACTCCGCCTGGGTGACCTCGGTCGGCGGTACGTCCCTGGCCGTCGGCAAGGGCGACACGTACAAGTGGGAGACCGGCTGGGGCACGACGAACGCTCCCCTGTCGGCGGACGGCAAGAGCTGGACCGGCTTCCCCGGCGCCTACACCTCGGGCGCGGGCGGCGGCACCAGCTCCACCGTGAAGCAGCCGTTCTACCAGCGCGGCACCGTGCCGGACTCGCTGGCGAAGGCGAACGGGAAGACCCGGATGCGCACGGCCCCGGACATCGCGGCCGTCGCGGACCCGAACACCGGTTTCCTGGTGGGCCAGACCCAGACGCTGCCGGACGGATCGCTGGGGTACGACGAGTACCGCATCGGTGGTACGTCGCTTGCGGCGCCGGTCATCGCCGGTGTCCAGGCCCTGGCGCAGCAGGCGCAGCGCGGGCGTCCGATCGGTTTCGCCAACCCGGCGATCTACGCCCGCTCCCACACGAAGGCGTACCACGACGTGACGGACCACCCGCTGGGTGCCGGCCATGATCTCGCGGTCGCCCGGGTGGACTTCGTCAACGGTGTCGACGCGGCGGACGGCCTGCGGACCTCGGTGCGCAGCCTGGGCAAGGACGCCTCGCTGTCGGCGGTGCGGGGCTACGACGACGTGACGGGTGTCGGTACGCCGGCCTCCGGCTATGTGAGCTCGTACCGCAGGCGCTGA
- the ku gene encoding non-homologous end joining protein Ku, whose amino-acid sequence MRSIWNGAISFGLVSIPIKLVNATENHAISFRQVHVTDGGRIRYRKVCELDGEELTAADIGKAYEDADGSLIPITDEDLGALPLPTAKTIEIVAFVPADSIDPLQMDAAYYLSANGVPAAKPYTLLREALKRSQKVALAKYALRGRERLGMLRVVDDVIAMHGLLWPDEIRAPEGVAPESDVSVRDAELDLADALMDTLGEVDMESLHDDYREAVEELIAAKASGETLEPAAAGESGGKVIDLLAALENSVRAAKEARGEGEAGEADEEGEEGEEEAQVAKVTSIADRKPSGSTTRKTPTGKSVSRAGSGGARKTASSSPKPSGAKKSTASTSKPAAKKTASSGRSGAKKAASKTGASKKTAAKKQSGTKTASRKRASA is encoded by the coding sequence GTGAGGTCCATATGGAACGGCGCCATCTCCTTCGGGCTGGTCAGCATCCCGATCAAGCTGGTCAACGCCACCGAGAACCACGCGATCTCCTTCCGGCAGGTCCACGTCACCGACGGCGGCCGCATCCGCTACCGCAAGGTGTGCGAACTGGACGGCGAGGAGCTGACCGCCGCCGACATCGGCAAGGCGTACGAGGACGCGGACGGCTCGCTGATCCCGATCACCGACGAGGACCTCGGCGCGCTGCCGCTGCCCACAGCCAAGACGATCGAGATCGTCGCCTTCGTGCCGGCCGACTCCATCGACCCGCTCCAGATGGACGCGGCGTACTACCTCTCCGCGAACGGCGTGCCGGCGGCCAAGCCCTACACCCTGCTGCGCGAGGCGCTGAAGCGCAGCCAGAAGGTCGCCCTCGCCAAGTACGCGCTGCGCGGCCGGGAGCGCCTTGGCATGCTGCGGGTGGTCGACGACGTGATCGCGATGCACGGCCTGCTCTGGCCGGACGAGATCCGGGCTCCCGAAGGGGTCGCCCCGGAGAGTGACGTGTCGGTCCGGGACGCCGAACTCGACCTTGCGGACGCCCTGATGGACACGCTCGGCGAGGTCGACATGGAATCGCTGCACGACGACTACCGCGAGGCGGTCGAGGAGCTCATCGCGGCCAAGGCCTCCGGCGAGACCCTGGAGCCGGCCGCGGCCGGTGAATCCGGCGGGAAGGTCATCGACCTCCTCGCGGCCCTGGAGAACAGCGTCCGGGCGGCGAAGGAGGCCCGCGGGGAGGGCGAGGCGGGCGAGGCGGACGAGGAAGGCGAGGAAGGCGAGGAAGAGGCGCAGGTCGCGAAGGTCACCTCGATCGCCGACCGCAAGCCGTCCGGCTCCACCACCCGTAAGACCCCCACGGGCAAGTCGGTGTCGCGCGCCGGATCCGGCGGGGCCCGGAAGACGGCTTCCTCCTCGCCCAAGCCCTCGGGGGCGAAGAAGTCCACGGCGAGTACGAGCAAGCCGGCGGCGAAGAAGACCGCGTCCAGCGGCCGGTCCGGCGCGAAGAAGGCGGCGTCGAAGACCGGTGCGTCCAAGAAGACGGCGGCCAAGAAGCAGAGCGGGACCAAGACCGCCTCGCGCAAACGGGCCTCTGCGTAA
- the ligD gene encoding non-homologous end-joining DNA ligase has product MTPITVVEGRRLSLSNLDKVLYPATGTTKGEVLHYYAATAAEALLAHLRDRPLSFLRYPDGPDGQLFFTKNPPPGTPSWVHTAPVPHHEREQARQVVVQDLASLMWAANLVVEFHTPQWRADTPGLADRMVFDLDPGAPATVVECCTVALWLRERLAADGLEAYGKTSGSKGLHLLVPLEPTASERVSAYAKELAVQAERELPDLVVHRMRRALRPGKVFVDFSQNAAAKTTATPYTLRARAEPSVSAPVTWAEIEKCRSPGELVFLAGDMAQRLARYGDLLAPLTEPDRGRPIPDSP; this is encoded by the coding sequence ATGACGCCGATCACAGTGGTGGAGGGGCGGCGGCTGTCGCTCAGCAACCTGGACAAGGTGCTGTATCCGGCCACCGGCACCACCAAGGGCGAGGTGCTGCACTACTACGCGGCCACGGCGGCCGAGGCTCTGCTGGCACATCTGCGGGACCGGCCGCTGTCCTTCCTGCGCTATCCGGACGGGCCGGACGGGCAGCTGTTCTTCACCAAGAACCCACCGCCCGGTACGCCGTCCTGGGTACACACCGCCCCGGTGCCGCACCACGAGAGGGAGCAGGCCAGGCAGGTCGTCGTCCAGGACCTCGCCTCGCTGATGTGGGCGGCCAACCTGGTGGTGGAGTTCCACACCCCGCAGTGGCGGGCCGACACCCCGGGGCTGGCCGACCGGATGGTGTTCGATCTGGACCCGGGAGCACCCGCGACGGTCGTGGAGTGCTGCACGGTCGCGCTCTGGCTGCGGGAGCGGCTCGCCGCGGACGGACTGGAGGCTTACGGGAAGACGTCCGGGTCCAAGGGGCTGCATCTGCTCGTACCGCTGGAGCCCACCGCCTCCGAGCGGGTGTCGGCGTACGCGAAGGAGCTGGCCGTCCAGGCGGAGCGGGAGCTTCCGGATCTGGTGGTGCACCGGATGAGGCGGGCACTGCGGCCGGGCAAGGTGTTCGTCGATTTCAGCCAGAACGCGGCGGCGAAGACCACCGCCACCCCCTACACCCTGCGCGCGCGTGCCGAGCCGTCCGTGTCCGCGCCGGTCACCTGGGCGGAGATCGAGAAGTGCCGCAGCCCCGGGGAGCTGGTCTTCCTGGCCGGTGACATGGCGCAGCGGCTGGCGCGGTACGGCGATCTGCTCGCACCGCTCACCGAGCCGGACCGGGGACGGCCGATTCCGGACAGTCCGTAG